In Methanothrix sp., a genomic segment contains:
- a CDS encoding 50S ribosomal protein L23, giving the protein MIIKSPYVTEKVTSMIDADDTLEFLVNIDATKPQIKKALEDLYDINVLAVRTMITSRGEKKAVVKLAKEGSANELATRLGLL; this is encoded by the coding sequence ATGATTATCAAGAGCCCTTATGTTACTGAAAAGGTCACCAGCATGATCGATGCCGACGACACCCTGGAGTTCCTGGTGAACATCGATGCCACCAAGCCTCAGATCAAGAAGGCCCTGGAGGATCTTTATGATATCAATGTCCTGGCAGTCAGGACCATGATCACCTCCCGGGGAGAGAAGAAGGCAGTAGTTAAGCTGGCCAAAGAGGGCAGCGCGAACGAATTGGCCACTAGACTAGGGCTGCTGTAG
- the rpl4p gene encoding 50S ribosomal protein L4 — protein MKANVIDLSGNAAGEVELPAVFQEEYRPDIIKRTVLAAQANRLQAYGPHFYAGMNTSAVSWGTGHGTSRVPRLKNSRRAAGIPMAVGGRRSHAPQPNAVYKEKVNRKERRKAIRSAIAATASAALVEARGHRFSRELPVVAKNDLESLNKTSDIIKFLVAAGLWDDVLRAKAGRHIRAGKGKLRGRKYKGRKSLLIVAGNDAGLGKAARNLPGVDFVTVDRLNAELLAPGTKAGRLTIWTESSLERLAERGSPEANQ, from the coding sequence ATGAAGGCCAATGTAATTGATCTATCGGGAAATGCAGCAGGCGAGGTCGAGCTGCCAGCGGTCTTCCAGGAGGAGTACCGCCCGGACATCATCAAGAGGACTGTCCTCGCAGCCCAGGCCAACAGACTTCAGGCTTACGGACCTCACTTTTATGCTGGCATGAACACCTCTGCTGTATCCTGGGGCACGGGGCATGGCACCTCCAGGGTTCCCAGGCTTAAGAATAGCAGGAGAGCTGCAGGTATTCCCATGGCCGTGGGTGGCCGGCGGTCGCATGCACCACAGCCAAATGCCGTCTACAAAGAGAAGGTCAACCGAAAGGAGAGAAGAAAAGCCATCCGCTCGGCCATTGCCGCTACGGCATCTGCCGCTCTGGTCGAGGCCCGGGGCCACAGGTTCTCCCGCGAGCTGCCGGTGGTGGCCAAGAATGATCTTGAGTCCCTCAACAAGACCTCTGATATCATCAAGTTCCTGGTGGCAGCAGGCCTTTGGGATGATGTCCTCAGGGCCAAAGCCGGAAGACATATCCGCGCCGGCAAGGGAAAGCTGCGAGGAAGGAAGTATAAAGGCAGAAAGAGCCTGCTCATCGTCGCTGGAAACGATGCAGGTCTGGGAAAGGCAGCCCGTAATCTTCCCGGTGTCGACTTCGTCACTGTGGATAGGCTGAACGCTGAGCTGCTCGCCCCTGGAACCAAAGCCGGCAGACTCACCATCTGGACGGAGTCGTCCCTGGAGAGGCTGGCTGAGAGAGGCTCCCCGGAGGCAAATCAATGA
- a CDS encoding tRNA(Ile)(2)-agmatinylcytidine synthase, which produces MFIGIDDTDSERGLCTTYLAAVLMERLAPWGEICGLPRLIRLNPCVRYKTRGNAALTFSLDSEQPDMVKRVALQTLLELSDLSGANTNPGLVIAEEVTERMKAFYCSAVREILSIDAARSLLDEEGIWYRGFKKGRGLIGALAAVGAELPDWTYELIAYRQPSRWGTPRFIDHSTVWEADRLTYPLTWDTVDHHNGRVVFAPHSADPVLFGIRGSDPTAIKRAFEAIRSEPVDRYVLYQTNQGTDAHILPGEIGRISENQSYRLHGFVAGPARVIPGGHLFFTLEKGGGGLSEEGLEGESPDGKWHNEKGPNGEELNEKWLDGERRNEERHNGERLDGGGVKRGRRIECAAFEPTKNFRDIIKKLRRGDELEVYGSVRDGTMNLEKINILHLAPDRVKAAPLCPQCHRRMKSAGKDQGYRCRLCKSRSSSPAIEDRPRDLERGYYEVPPCARRHLSLPLIRLNRTDICLHPSR; this is translated from the coding sequence ATGTTCATTGGAATAGATGATACCGATTCTGAGAGGGGCCTGTGCACCACCTATCTGGCTGCAGTGCTCATGGAGAGGCTCGCTCCTTGGGGAGAGATATGTGGACTGCCCAGGCTCATCCGCCTCAACCCCTGTGTCCGTTATAAGACACGGGGCAATGCCGCCCTCACCTTCTCACTGGACAGCGAGCAGCCGGATATGGTGAAGAGAGTAGCATTACAGACGCTTCTTGAGCTCTCCGACCTCTCCGGAGCCAATACCAATCCCGGCCTGGTGATAGCGGAGGAGGTGACGGAGAGGATGAAGGCCTTCTACTGCTCTGCAGTCAGGGAGATACTCAGCATAGACGCCGCCCGCTCCCTTCTGGATGAAGAGGGGATATGGTACCGGGGCTTCAAGAAGGGAAGGGGCCTTATCGGTGCTCTGGCTGCCGTGGGGGCGGAGCTGCCCGACTGGACCTATGAGCTGATCGCCTACCGCCAGCCCAGCAGATGGGGCACGCCCCGGTTCATAGATCATTCCACAGTGTGGGAGGCGGACAGGCTCACCTATCCCCTGACCTGGGATACTGTGGACCATCACAACGGGAGAGTGGTCTTCGCCCCTCATTCCGCCGATCCCGTCCTCTTCGGCATAAGGGGCTCAGATCCCACTGCCATCAAAAGGGCATTTGAGGCCATAAGATCAGAGCCTGTGGATAGATATGTGCTCTACCAGACCAACCAGGGGACAGATGCTCATATCCTCCCCGGAGAGATAGGCAGGATTTCAGAGAACCAGAGCTATCGGCTGCATGGATTTGTCGCCGGGCCGGCCAGGGTGATCCCTGGAGGGCATCTGTTCTTCACCCTTGAGAAGGGGGGAGGAGGATTGAGTGAAGAAGGGCTGGAGGGAGAATCTCCGGATGGAAAATGGCATAATGAAAAAGGGCCAAATGGAGAAGAATTGAATGAGAAATGGCTGGATGGAGAAAGGCGCAATGAAGAAAGGCACAATGGAGAAAGGCTGGATGGCGGAGGGGTGAAGAGAGGAAGAAGGATAGAGTGCGCCGCCTTCGAGCCCACCAAGAACTTTCGCGACATTATAAAAAAGCTCAGGAGAGGAGACGAGCTGGAGGTCTACGGCTCGGTGCGGGACGGGACAATGAACCTGGAGAAGATCAACATCCTCCACCTTGCTCCGGATAGGGTGAAAGCAGCCCCATTATGCCCCCAATGCCACAGGAGGATGAAGTCAGCAGGCAAGGATCAGGGCTATCGCTGCCGCCTCTGCAAGAGCAGATCATCCTCCCCTGCAATAGAGGATCGGCCCCGTGATCTGGAGAGGGGTTACTATGAGGTGCCCCCCTGCGCTCGCCGGCATCTATCCCTGCCATTGATTCGCCTGAACCGAACGGATATATGCCTTCACCCCAGCCGCTAG
- a CDS encoding DUF2150 family protein encodes MKEEFYTQKRWLNWMNKVKESNFKLTESDDKSSGAVFIYIMDDVVLACLKVIARSEREIISTEEALAEIEAIRSIVFNDHESLGEDADLMIESLKTSLEAVFVSSQRYITGSFDRESPIERLVAMAMAAEDEGDLDEAFNLLSQVGARVIGGESIPEIGELPYCMTAELMDGIDAISAAMIGEDSYKNEDGSEDSEEND; translated from the coding sequence ATGAAAGAAGAGTTCTACACCCAGAAGCGATGGCTAAACTGGATGAACAAGGTGAAGGAGAGCAACTTCAAGCTCACAGAGTCGGATGACAAGAGCTCGGGGGCGGTCTTCATCTACATAATGGATGACGTTGTCTTGGCCTGTCTGAAGGTGATAGCCCGCTCGGAAAGGGAGATCATAAGCACTGAAGAGGCCCTGGCTGAGATCGAAGCCATCCGTTCCATAGTCTTCAATGATCACGAATCCCTGGGGGAGGATGCCGATCTGATGATAGAGTCCTTGAAAACCTCCCTGGAGGCGGTCTTCGTCTCCAGCCAGCGCTATATCACTGGAAGCTTCGACCGGGAGAGCCCGATTGAGAGGTTGGTGGCAATGGCAATGGCGGCGGAGGATGAGGGAGATCTGGATGAGGCCTTCAATCTGCTCAGCCAGGTTGGGGCGAGGGTGATCGGCGGGGAGAGCATCCCGGAGATAGGCGAGCTGCCCTACTGCATGACTGCTGAGCTGATGGACGGCATTGATGCCATATCCGCAGCCATGATCGGTGAGGATAGCTATAAGAACGAGGATGGATCGGAGGATAGCGAGGAGAACGACTAG
- a CDS encoding coiled-coil protein: MLAELEDKRGKLRQESLAFKDRRSQLNAEASKWAAKRNELNHATKELIDKAQELKKLRDENNKNVAESKRLRDEFNEKTNQLYARIDDIRKKYNLTGDRSIRDLRREIDHLEFRQQTEVLSPDKEKQLVDKIASLHAEFKGRKEQLEKNEELRKLLDEAQALRDEASNHHDEVTRYAELAQEYHDQMITTFKEADQTRAEADAAHKEFVKAQEAADEQHKEFIRTQREVRDFEKVIMGLKKKNKDIKEDRAKEVAKREAEEILTHFRQGEKLNTADLLRLQRAGLV; this comes from the coding sequence ATGCTGGCAGAACTAGAAGATAAGAGAGGCAAACTCAGGCAGGAGTCCCTTGCCTTTAAGGACAGACGCAGCCAACTGAACGCTGAGGCGAGCAAGTGGGCCGCCAAGAGAAATGAGCTCAACCACGCCACAAAAGAGCTGATCGACAAAGCACAAGAGCTCAAGAAGCTGCGGGATGAGAACAATAAGAATGTGGCTGAATCCAAAAGGCTGAGGGATGAGTTCAACGAGAAGACCAATCAGCTCTATGCCAGGATAGATGATATCCGCAAGAAGTACAACCTTACCGGCGATCGTTCCATCAGAGACTTGCGCCGGGAGATAGATCACCTTGAGTTTCGGCAGCAGACTGAGGTCTTGAGCCCGGATAAAGAGAAACAGTTGGTTGATAAGATCGCCTCCCTGCATGCAGAGTTCAAGGGCCGCAAGGAGCAGCTAGAGAAGAACGAGGAGCTGAGAAAGCTGCTGGACGAGGCTCAGGCATTGAGGGACGAGGCATCAAACCACCATGATGAAGTCACAAGGTATGCAGAGCTGGCCCAGGAATACCATGATCAGATGATCACCACCTTCAAGGAGGCTGATCAGACCCGTGCGGAGGCTGATGCTGCCCACAAGGAGTTTGTAAAGGCTCAGGAGGCCGCAGACGAGCAGCACAAGGAGTTCATCCGCACTCAGCGCGAGGTTCGCGACTTCGAGAAGGTCATCATGGGCTTGAAGAAGAAGAATAAGGATATCAAAGAGGATCGCGCCAAAGAGGTTGCCAAGCGCGAAGCAGAGGAGATCCTCACTCACTTCCGGCAGGGCGAGAAGCTGAACACAGCAGATCTGCTGAGGCTGCAGCGCGCCGGCCTGGTCTGA
- a CDS encoding manganese-dependent inorganic pyrophosphatase has product MLNINNAEVLRLTDKIYVIGHKSPDTDSVTSAITYANLKNALGIKEAVPAAAGDINAETKFLLDYFKVPYPEKLTDATDKKVILVDHNEMDQAVDGLNPENIVEIVDHHKIGGIATGKPIFFLNEPVGATGGIIASLYEKNNVPISKEMAGLMMSAILSDTVLFKSPTCTPRDKETVEKLSKIAGVDPMEFGMELLKAKSDVSSKSAKDILMGDFKKFDFSGIKSGVGQIEVMDLKDLEPKRAAILDEMNKMKDAEGLDMIVLMLTDVMKEASDLLFVGSAQAAAGFEKAFDGKIQNNSIYKEKVLSRKKQVVPPLEGAFKK; this is encoded by the coding sequence ATGTTGAACATCAATAATGCTGAGGTGCTTCGTTTGACCGACAAGATCTATGTGATCGGACACAAGAGTCCCGATACCGATTCTGTGACATCTGCCATAACCTATGCCAATCTGAAGAATGCCCTGGGAATTAAAGAGGCTGTGCCTGCTGCCGCAGGGGACATCAATGCCGAGACCAAGTTCCTGCTGGACTACTTCAAGGTTCCCTATCCGGAAAAGCTCACCGATGCCACAGACAAAAAGGTTATCCTGGTGGATCATAATGAGATGGATCAGGCTGTGGATGGTCTGAATCCAGAGAACATCGTAGAGATCGTGGACCACCATAAGATAGGCGGCATTGCCACCGGAAAGCCCATATTCTTCCTCAATGAGCCTGTGGGCGCGACAGGTGGCATCATCGCGAGCCTGTACGAGAAGAACAATGTGCCGATCAGCAAGGAGATGGCCGGTCTGATGATGTCCGCTATCCTCTCTGACACCGTCCTCTTCAAGTCGCCCACCTGCACCCCTCGCGACAAGGAGACTGTAGAGAAGCTGTCTAAGATTGCCGGTGTCGATCCGATGGAGTTTGGCATGGAGCTTTTAAAGGCCAAGAGCGATGTCTCCTCCAAGTCGGCCAAGGATATCCTCATGGGCGACTTCAAGAAGTTCGACTTCTCGGGCATAAAGTCCGGCGTGGGCCAGATCGAGGTCATGGACCTGAAAGACCTGGAGCCGAAGAGGGCGGCAATCCTGGATGAGATGAACAAGATGAAGGATGCCGAGGGACTGGATATGATCGTTCTGATGCTCACCGATGTGATGAAAGAAGCCAGCGACCTTCTCTTCGTGGGAAGTGCCCAGGCTGCGGCAGGCTTTGAGAAGGCCTTCGATGGCAAGATCCAGAACAACTCCATCTACAAGGAGAAGGTTCTCTCCAGGAAAAAGCAGGTCGTCCCACCCCTGGAAGGCGCCTTCAAGAAATAG
- a CDS encoding putative RNA uridine N3 methyltransferase, translated as MTGRCERAILIPSSLTMESRDMRVNTLKVGQIARAAAVFRVSRIVIYRDPEFNDSRFISLVLRYMETPQYLRKMLIPRREELRHVGMLPPLRTAHHPINSRSESLKIGEYRVGAVVESVGSDGGAWVEIGINRPIPLRTGEELPVGQRLSVRIFSQEPLAAEPVEQKDIPHYWGYEIEVVDSLESYLASLKDARIVLASRDGQPATPQVLLNLGRSGQKRDLVVAFGSPARGVDAFLSEESMKRYEMFNTIPHQGTETVRVEEAIFATLALLNLVSLED; from the coding sequence ATGACTGGACGCTGCGAGAGAGCCATCCTTATCCCGTCCTCTCTCACTATGGAGAGCAGGGATATGCGTGTCAACACCCTCAAAGTTGGCCAGATCGCAAGGGCAGCAGCAGTCTTCCGCGTGAGCAGGATAGTGATCTACCGGGACCCTGAGTTCAATGATTCCCGGTTCATATCCCTTGTTCTGCGCTACATGGAAACCCCTCAATATCTGAGAAAGATGCTCATCCCCCGCCGGGAGGAGCTCCGTCATGTGGGAATGCTGCCCCCGCTGCGCACAGCCCATCACCCCATCAACTCAAGATCAGAATCGCTCAAGATTGGCGAGTATCGAGTCGGAGCAGTCGTTGAAAGCGTCGGATCTGATGGTGGCGCCTGGGTGGAAATAGGAATCAATCGCCCAATTCCCCTACGCACCGGAGAAGAGTTACCGGTAGGGCAGCGCCTGAGCGTCAGAATCTTTTCGCAGGAACCGCTCGCCGCTGAGCCTGTGGAACAGAAGGATATTCCCCATTACTGGGGTTATGAGATCGAGGTAGTGGATAGCCTGGAGAGCTACCTGGCATCACTGAAAGATGCCCGAATCGTTCTCGCCTCCAGAGATGGCCAGCCGGCGACGCCCCAGGTACTCTTGAATCTGGGCCGGTCGGGCCAAAAGCGCGACCTTGTGGTGGCCTTCGGCTCACCGGCACGAGGCGTAGATGCGTTCTTGAGTGAAGAGTCAATGAAAAGGTATGAAATGTTCAACACCATCCCTCATCAGGGAACTGAGACCGTCCGAGTGGAGGAAGCAATCTTCGCCACCCTCGCCCTTCTCAACCTGGTGAGTTTGGAGGACTAA
- the cgi121 gene encoding KEOPS complex subunit Cgi121 → MNEIRLLFGRPAITDKSGLISAIRDLQLQYGCIIQALDADKVVSTRHLLFATEKALSAFSQKRNIAKDAGLEILRYASGERQIEKAFGMGVSDRTERIALILARWGKECSWPDEGELARLLRPDELGCSCRYEAVKETFNISSAEIEAVGEDRLEDLVIERVALADTYR, encoded by the coding sequence ATGAATGAAATCCGGCTTCTCTTCGGACGGCCTGCCATCACCGATAAGAGTGGACTCATTTCGGCGATAAGGGATCTGCAACTTCAATACGGCTGTATTATTCAGGCCCTGGATGCGGATAAGGTGGTAAGCACCAGACATCTTCTCTTTGCCACAGAAAAGGCATTGTCAGCCTTCTCCCAGAAGAGGAACATCGCTAAGGATGCCGGCCTGGAGATATTGAGATATGCCTCCGGCGAGAGGCAGATTGAAAAGGCCTTTGGTATGGGGGTATCAGATAGGACGGAGCGCATAGCCCTGATCCTTGCCCGCTGGGGCAAAGAGTGCTCCTGGCCGGATGAAGGGGAGCTGGCCCGGCTCTTGAGGCCGGATGAACTTGGCTGCTCCTGCCGATATGAAGCAGTGAAAGAGACTTTTAATATCTCCTCTGCAGAGATTGAGGCCGTGGGCGAGGACAGGTTAGAGGATCTGGTTATCGAGAGAGTGGCCCTGGCGGATACATACCGCTGA
- a CDS encoding 50S ribosomal protein L3: MAKIHRPRRGSLAYSPRKRAKSEVPRIRSWPEKEKARIAGFAGYKAGMTHVMMIDDQPRSLTEGMEISTPVTVLEVPPMNVVAVRAYESYNGGLRPAGELWAENLGPELSRTMTIPKKTRGTAPGDLAALGEEIADVRVLVHTNPSLVSGIPKKAPEIMEMPINGGSMSDRLSYAQSLLGQQIPVSSVFELGDLVDTSAITKGKGTQGPVKRWGIALAKRKHARTGKLRHVGNLGPWNPSHISWRVPQLGQMGYQQRTEYNKRLMFIGADGSKITPEGGFPGYGVVRNQYILIKGSVPGPVKRLVRMRHAIRPGKNFVKAPELLHVSQQSQQGV; encoded by the coding sequence ATGGCAAAAATACACCGACCTAGAAGAGGTTCGCTGGCCTACAGCCCGAGAAAGAGGGCCAAGAGCGAGGTCCCCAGGATCAGAAGCTGGCCTGAGAAGGAGAAGGCCAGGATAGCAGGCTTCGCCGGCTATAAAGCAGGCATGACCCATGTCATGATGATAGATGACCAACCACGCAGCCTCACCGAGGGCATGGAGATCAGCACGCCCGTTACCGTTCTTGAGGTTCCTCCCATGAATGTGGTGGCCGTGCGCGCCTACGAGAGCTATAATGGCGGCCTGAGACCAGCAGGCGAGCTCTGGGCAGAGAACCTGGGCCCTGAGCTCTCCCGGACGATGACCATTCCCAAGAAGACCCGCGGGACTGCTCCTGGAGATCTGGCCGCTCTGGGCGAGGAGATCGCCGATGTCCGCGTTCTGGTGCACACCAATCCCTCACTTGTATCCGGGATTCCCAAGAAGGCTCCTGAGATCATGGAGATGCCAATCAATGGCGGCTCAATGAGCGACAGGCTCTCTTATGCCCAGTCTCTTCTCGGCCAGCAGATCCCGGTCTCCAGCGTCTTTGAGCTGGGGGACCTGGTGGACACCTCTGCCATCACCAAGGGCAAGGGCACCCAGGGACCGGTCAAGCGCTGGGGAATCGCCCTGGCCAAGAGAAAGCACGCCAGGACGGGCAAGCTCCGCCATGTGGGCAACCTGGGTCCCTGGAATCCATCCCATATAAGCTGGCGCGTTCCCCAGCTTGGTCAGATGGGCTACCAGCAGAGGACAGAATATAACAAGAGGCTGATGTTCATTGGAGCCGACGGATCGAAGATCACCCCGGAGGGAGGATTCCCCGGCTATGGTGTGGTCAGAAATCAGTACATCCTGATCAAGGGGAGCGTCCCCGGCCCAGTCAAGAGGCTGGTGCGGATGAGACATGCTATAAGGCCAGGAAAGAACTTCGTGAAAGCTCCCGAGCTGCTCCATGTGAGCCAGCAATCCCAACAGGGGGTCTAG
- the tmk gene encoding dTMP kinase — MNGQLITLEGIDGSGKSTAISHIAARLRELLPNRRLLITAEPSDSAAGKALRSEILKEPAEGLSSARHMEELFLFMADHARHLADTIIPSLEEGAIVLCDRYADSTAAYQGVTLIGIVPDPVAWIREIYRPWNLCPNRTLLLLLDPQLSVQRISTRSEREKFERLEFLRQVDRNFRRLADLEPERFVSIDASLREEEVAERALSSILDILS, encoded by the coding sequence GTGAACGGTCAACTCATCACCCTGGAGGGGATCGATGGCTCGGGAAAGAGCACAGCAATCAGCCATATCGCTGCCAGGCTGAGGGAGCTTCTGCCCAATAGAAGGCTGCTCATCACCGCCGAGCCTTCTGACAGCGCCGCTGGGAAGGCACTGCGCTCAGAGATATTGAAAGAGCCGGCTGAGGGGCTCTCTTCCGCCAGGCATATGGAGGAGCTATTCCTCTTCATGGCAGACCATGCCCGCCATCTGGCCGATACCATAATACCCTCCTTGGAGGAGGGAGCCATAGTCTTATGCGATCGTTATGCTGACTCCACTGCCGCCTATCAGGGGGTGACTCTGATCGGAATTGTCCCCGACCCCGTGGCCTGGATCAGAGAGATCTACCGGCCATGGAACCTCTGCCCGAACAGGACACTTCTTCTTCTTTTAGATCCCCAGCTATCTGTGCAGAGAATCAGCACCCGTTCGGAGAGAGAGAAGTTCGAGAGGCTGGAGTTTCTGCGCCAGGTGGACAGGAACTTTCGCCGCCTGGCAGACCTGGAGCCGGAGCGTTTTGTGAGCATAGATGCCAGCCTTAGGGAAGAGGAAGTAGCAGAGAGGGCTTTATCCTCCATTCTGGATATACTGTCCTAG
- a CDS encoding 6-hydroxymethylpterin diphosphokinase MptE-like protein, whose translation MQFAAWEPIYHQLLEDFGFSSARDEEGALLLAGLLQGRIDCLARAERRVRGRDAVIYGNAPSLDLELDVLPEKDAARIAADGAAEVLLRRGIVPDILVSDLDGPFPAIQEACQKGAIIVVHAHGDNLDALCRYVPQLENVIGTCQCRPPEGLYNFGGFTDGDRSVFLASELGALSIELVGFDFEDQSVTPRKRKKLAWAERLIKIALASRGGR comes from the coding sequence ATGCAGTTCGCGGCATGGGAGCCAATCTATCATCAGCTTTTAGAGGACTTCGGCTTCTCCTCAGCCAGGGATGAAGAGGGGGCTTTGCTCTTGGCAGGCCTACTGCAAGGCCGGATCGATTGCCTGGCCAGGGCAGAGCGGCGGGTGCGGGGAAGAGATGCAGTGATCTATGGCAATGCGCCCTCTTTGGATCTTGAGCTGGATGTGCTTCCCGAGAAGGATGCCGCCCGGATCGCAGCCGACGGTGCGGCAGAGGTCCTCTTGAGAAGAGGGATAGTCCCTGATATCCTGGTCTCGGATCTGGACGGACCCTTTCCTGCCATTCAGGAGGCCTGCCAGAAGGGGGCGATCATCGTGGTTCATGCTCATGGAGACAATCTGGATGCCCTCTGCAGATATGTCCCCCAGTTGGAGAATGTCATTGGCACCTGCCAATGCCGCCCTCCGGAGGGGCTGTACAACTTCGGAGGATTCACAGATGGAGATAGATCTGTATTTCTGGCCTCAGAGCTTGGGGCCCTCTCAATTGAGCTGGTAGGCTTTGACTTTGAGGACCAGAGCGTAACTCCCCGCAAGAGAAAGAAGCTGGCCTGGGCTGAGAGGCTGATCAAGATCGCCCTGGCCAGCCGGGGGGGCAGGTGA
- a CDS encoding phosphoribulokinase has protein sequence MRSLKDRIRESGRVFVFGIAGDSGSGKTTISRGIRRILGEDMVATFSMDDYHSLDRRQRKERGITPLHPEANQFDLLAEHLEALRGNERIDKPVYDHRTGEIAGTVPFGPAPVIIVEGLHPLYTERLRRQIDFKIFVDPSRSVKRLWKIRRDVGERGYEAAAVMAEILQREPDYKLYVDIQKIYAEIVIKIQETRFHPSLLDSESTAPDCYSVRLIMKILEHPVPEVGMNIDLSKILRRSEHEFSIEFQRDDYYGKRVGIMTMDGEIHQSMISELERRLGEALGTDGMISDRREEYVNAIGLAQLILTWNCTEKLDHLLREEGY, from the coding sequence ATGAGATCGCTCAAGGACAGAATCAGGGAATCGGGACGGGTATTCGTTTTTGGCATAGCAGGTGACAGCGGCTCGGGCAAGACCACCATCTCTCGAGGCATCAGAAGGATCCTGGGGGAGGATATGGTGGCCACCTTCTCCATGGACGATTATCATTCCCTGGACAGAAGGCAGAGAAAGGAGAGGGGCATCACCCCCCTCCATCCGGAGGCCAATCAGTTCGACCTCCTGGCAGAGCATCTGGAGGCCCTGCGGGGCAATGAGAGGATAGACAAACCAGTCTACGACCACCGCACAGGGGAGATCGCAGGGACGGTGCCCTTCGGCCCGGCGCCGGTGATCATCGTAGAAGGCCTCCATCCCCTCTATACTGAGCGGCTGAGAAGGCAGATCGACTTCAAGATATTCGTGGACCCTTCCCGGTCGGTGAAAAGGCTCTGGAAGATCAGGAGGGATGTGGGGGAGCGGGGCTATGAGGCGGCTGCAGTGATGGCAGAGATTCTGCAGCGCGAGCCGGACTACAAGCTCTATGTGGACATTCAGAAGATCTATGCCGAGATTGTGATCAAGATTCAGGAAACCCGCTTTCATCCCTCGCTCCTTGATTCAGAGTCCACCGCCCCCGACTGCTATTCAGTGAGGCTGATCATGAAGATCCTGGAGCATCCCGTCCCGGAGGTGGGAATGAACATAGATCTCTCCAAGATACTGCGCCGCTCAGAGCATGAGTTCTCCATTGAGTTCCAGAGGGACGACTACTACGGAAAGAGGGTGGGGATCATGACCATGGATGGGGAGATTCATCAGTCCATGATATCTGAGCTGGAGAGAAGGCTGGGCGAGGCGCTGGGGACGGATGGCATGATAAGCGACAGAAGGGAGGAGTATGTCAATGCCATTGGCCTGGCTCAGCTCATCTTAACCTGGAACTGCACAGAGAAGCTGGATCATCTCCTTCGGGAGGAGGGATATTAG
- a CDS encoding transcriptional regulator, which produces MDKELLAAHVEEVLREAGFSTSERCYLRPRSFDLAARRGDQFLFLKILSNIDGLNERTALEIRRLARHLLASPILVGEKTRDQYLEKGAVYFRYGIPTLSLFTLADCLLEGVLPLVYAAHGGLYVRIDGERMRQIRLARGISLGALAAELGVSRRTISKYEVEDMDTSVDVALRLEEIFNEELIEPVDPFQTEAVGAEKIEVRGPVTDNILRLLLEIGFEVVPTTQAPFNAITREGKLVVLTGVGKFSQSIVKKARLMSSLSSVARTKSVVIVDGETKLECVEETALIEKRELEDIDETRDFEDLVAEKQSK; this is translated from the coding sequence ATGGATAAGGAGCTTCTCGCTGCGCATGTGGAGGAGGTCTTGAGAGAGGCAGGGTTCTCCACCTCTGAGCGCTGCTATCTCCGTCCCAGGAGCTTCGATCTGGCAGCCAGAAGAGGAGATCAGTTCCTGTTCTTGAAGATCCTCTCCAATATCGATGGCCTGAATGAGCGCACAGCCTTGGAGATCAGGCGTCTGGCCAGGCACCTCTTAGCCAGCCCCATACTGGTGGGGGAGAAGACCCGCGATCAGTACCTGGAGAAGGGGGCGGTCTACTTCCGCTACGGCATTCCCACCCTCAGCCTCTTCACCCTGGCGGACTGCCTTCTGGAGGGGGTCTTGCCCCTGGTCTATGCGGCGCATGGGGGGCTTTATGTGCGCATCGATGGGGAGCGCATGAGGCAGATCCGGCTGGCGCGAGGGATATCCCTGGGAGCTCTGGCTGCAGAGCTTGGCGTCTCCCGCCGTACCATCAGCAAGTACGAGGTAGAGGATATGGACACCTCAGTGGATGTGGCTCTGAGGCTGGAGGAGATCTTCAATGAGGAGCTTATCGAGCCGGTGGACCCCTTCCAGACGGAAGCGGTGGGAGCAGAGAAGATAGAGGTGAGGGGTCCGGTGACGGACAACATCCTCCGGCTGCTCCTGGAGATCGGCTTTGAGGTGGTTCCCACCACCCAGGCGCCATTCAATGCCATAACCAGGGAAGGAAAACTGGTGGTCCTGACCGGGGTGGGCAAGTTCTCTCAGAGCATAGTCAAGAAGGCCCGGCTGATGAGCAGCCTCTCCTCCGTCGCCCGCACCAAGTCGGTGGTGATAGTGGATGGGGAGACCAAGCTGGAGTGCGTAGAGGAGACCGCCCTCATCGAGAAGAGGGAGCTTGAGGATATCGATGAAACGCGGGACTTTGAGGATCTGGTGGCGGAGAAGCAGAGCAAGTGA